The Nitrospinaceae bacterium genomic interval CCACAAGAACGAGACCTGAAATACAGGCTGTCCCCGCGCACAAGCCGTCCATATTGTCGATTAAATTAAACGCGTTGGTGAGTGATGCGATCCAAAATATCGTCAGCAAAACAGCAAAAAGCTCATGGCCGCCAAAATTAAAAACATTACCCGTAAAAACAGCCAGGCAAGCGGCTATAATCTGGCTCAGCAATTTAGTAACTGGCCTTAGGCTCGAAAGATCGTCCCAAAAACCAACAGCAAAGACAATGAGCCCGCCCAGGACAAATCCCAGTAGACGCGGCTCCCAAAGTTTAAGCAGGAAAAATGCCAGGCTGAACATCACGCCAAAGAAAATGGCTACCCCACCCAGCAGGGGAGTCGGCTCCTTGTGCCAGCGAGAACCCGCCGGCTGAGCCACATATCCAAACCGATTAGCCAAGAGTTTCACAACCGGCGTCAATACGAGCACTAGCGCAAAAGAAATTGAAAAAGCATAGAGAATATAGACAAAATTAGATGAAAGAGGCTGCATACAAATATTCTTCCAAAAAGGGCAGAAGCCTTAAAGAACAAATTTCCAAAAATAACATACCGTCAACGATTTCAATTATATAGATAATCCCTTTATGCAGTCAACGAAGCCATCTCGATTAGCGGCAAAGAAATACATGTATCCCATTTTCACAAATGAAAACAAAGCCTTTTCTTCCCAACAGACCCAAACGCCCCGCCATCTAGCTAAAAACACCTACCTCAAATTGTTACCCACAAAACCTCATTCCCAACAAAAAATCATTCATCTCCAATCCCAAAAGAAGACCATTAACGAGTAGTACACCCTTTCCGATCTCCTTCATCTCCTTATATAAATAACAATCACGGCACATCCCCTAGCAATCGAAATTGCGTGAAACTAACCCATTTCACATATGAGCAGGCGGGCAGAACCCGCTATAAACAATTAGGTCCATCCACGCTCAACCCTTGCTTTTTGAGGGGACGCATGACAACCTAGAATTCATCTTTTCTTCATGCACAGGTGAGAATTCCAAGGACAAGGATGTACTTTGTCAGATAATTTACACTATCACCTTTATCGAAAAGCTCCCCCCAGAAACCCTACTACAAGGCTCTTCAAATCGGCTAGGGAGAAGTAAAAAAATGAGAATCCCATTCGACCATGAAAAAATAAACACACTCATGGAAAACGATGGCGTTGACCTTTTATTAGCATCTACCAAAGACAATATTAGATACCTGACCGGCGGTTTTGTTTTCTTCTTTTTCGCACACAAAGATGCCATAGGCGTAAGCCGCTACCTTCCCATACTTGGCTATCCTAAAGGCGACCCGAGCAAAGCGTTTTATATCGGAAACGCACTGGAGGGCTGGCAACATGAAGTCGAGCCATTTTGGGTTCCCAACGTCCGGAACGACCAGTGGCATAGCGGCACCACGGGCAAAGAGGCGGCCAACGCCATTCGCGAACTTGGACTGGAGAAAGGCACCATCGCCATAGAAAAAGGATTTCTCCCCGCCGACGCCTATGATGCTCTCAGAGAAGAACTTCCGGACGCCAAATTTACCGACGCCCTCTTTATCCTAGAAAATCTGCGTTCCGTGAAACGCGCGGACGAACTTGCTCTTCTCAAGGAAGCATCTAATCACATTATCGGCTCCATGGTCACCGTCATGAATTCTACTTTAGCGGGCACCACCACATATGAAATTGCCGAAAGAGTTAGAAAAGAGGAGACGCAACGCGGACTCGATTTTGAATATTGCCTCACATGCACCGGCCCTAGTTTCAACCGCGCCCCCTCGGACGCGACCTGGAAAAAAGGGAACATCCTCTCTCTCGACTCGGGTGGCAACCTCCATGGTTACCTGGGCGATCTTTGCCGAATGGCGGTGATGGGAGAGCCCACCTCGCTAATGAAAGATCTTCTCGGAGAAGTTCAGGCAATTCAGGCCGCGGCCAGAGCTGCCATTCGGCCCGGCATAACCGGAAACGAAATTCACGAAAAAGCCTTTGCAGAAAAAGCCAAATGTACACACAACAATGAAATCAAGTTTGTGGCCCATGGCATGGGGATGATTCAGCACGAAGCCCCTCGTCTCTCCAGCGACGGAAGCGTCCCTTATCCAGGCTCACACGCAAATCGCCCAATTGAAGCTGGCATGGTTTTGTCCGTAGAAACCGATCTAAAAAACGAAGAAGTTGGTTTTGTGAAACTTGAGGATACCGTGGTCGTTACTGAAAGTGGTTTCGAGGCGTACGGAGACGATGCACGCGACTGGGTTCAGGTTGAGGGATAAAAAAATCGGCTCCCCGGTACATCCCTGAGCAACTTCCACTTAATTTCTTGGAATTGAAATACGTATGGATCTAACTCTCCAACCAAAAAACCTGGCACTCTATGAGCGCGCCAAGGTTCTTTCGAAAGAACTACTAGCGCCACGAGCACGTCAATATGACGATGAAGCCAGATTCCCGAGAGAAAATTTAGATGCCCTGGCAAAAGAGGGATTCACCTGCCTGACGCTTCCCGAAGAAGATGGGGGCTTCGATATGTATTCGGACCCCACCACATATGTGATGATTCTCTTCGAGCTATCAAAGGGATGTACAAACACCGCGCTGCTACTACACATGCATAATTCCATTACCCACTTCCTCATGACCCTGGGCACCCCGGCGCAGAGAAAAAACCTCTCTACGCTCGTGCGAGACGGAAAAATCATAGCAAGCCATGGCGGTGAAGCTGGAACCAGTACGCAATGGAAGCGAAAACTGGACACCCACGCCAAGCTCGTTGGCGAAAAATTCGTCATTAACGGCCGAAAAGTTTTCTGCTCCATGGCCGGAGAGGCGGACTACTACACACTATGGGTCCAGATCGGAGAAGACTGGGACGTCCGCAAGAGCATGTCTTTTCTCTTTTGTCCCGCGAATCATCCCGGCTTCACCATCGATAGCCAGTGGAATTCCTACGCCCTGCGCGGAACTGCCAGCCATTCTCTGAAAATAGAAAACGTCGATGTTTCTGCCGACAGCCTTTTTGGAAAAGGGGGCGACCCCATACGTGCGGACATCACACCCAAATTCGCTCTTGGTTATTCTGCTGTTTATCTTGGTGTCGGCGCAGCAGCATATGAATGGGTGTTGGACTATGCCCAAAAGCGAAAACTAAAACCCGACAACGTATCGATTTCATCTTATCAACCCATCCAAAGACTCATCGGAGAAATGAAAATCGAGATGGAAAAAGCGCTCCTGATGGTTCAGCACGCCGCATGGAAACTAAAAACATTCGGAGCCGAGGAGGCTTTTCCCAACATAAGCGCGGCGAAATACACCGCCTCAGAGGCATCCGCATCGATTACCGACAAAGCGATCAAAGTGGCGGGCGGCGCCGGACTTCTCAGAGAAAATCCACTTGAACGGCTTCACCGCGAAGCGCGCTCGGGTCTTGTAATGCCGCCCAACTCGGAAAAATGTCTTGATAGTGTCGCCAAGTCCATTATCGAGGCTAACCCTGAATTTGTCGGCACGCCTTAATCAAAAACGATATTTTCTGTCAGGAATCAATTTTATGGACTTTTCAACCAATCCCAAATATGGCGACTTGATAAAACGCTCCATTACAATATCAAAAGACATACTTGCGCCTCGCGCCGAGGTGGTTGACCAGGAAAACAAATTTCCTCGTGCTAACTTCAATGACATGGCCCAGGAGGGTTTTATGTCCCTCACACTTCCAGAGCCTCTCGGCGGTCGGGATCTTTATGCCGACCCAGAGGCCTATTCGATGATCCTCTACGAGTTGGGTAAAGGATGCACGACAACAGCTATGCTTTTTCATATGCACAGTTCGATAGTTCATGTCCTCACCTGCCTTCTTGGCTCAGCAGAACAGTCGGAGCGCTATGCCAGGGCCGTGCTCGACGGAAAAATTTTTGCGAGCTATGCGAGCGAGACGACATCAAGCCTTCACGGGAAAATGGTGATGGACACCCACGCCAAAAACACCGATGACGGATATATAATCAACGGGAAAAAATATTTTTGCTCGATGGCAGGAGAAGCGGATTTCTATGTGCTGTGGTGTCAGCTTGGCGATGAGGAACTAGCAAGGAGCCTGTATCTCTTTGTCACTCCCGCTGGCGCACCTGGTATGAAGATCGATAAAGGTTGGGATTCGTTTTCAATGAGAGGCACCATGAGCGCCTCGATGAGTTTTGAAGATGTAAAAATTGCCCCGAACGACAGAGTTGGAAACGCGGGGGACCCCATACGGCCGGATGTTCTCCCAAAATTTGGCTTTGGTTACTCTGCCGTATATCTAGGCGCAGGAGGCGGGGCTTTCGAGTGGGTTGTAGATTATGCAAAAAAACGAAAGCTCCAGCCCGATAATGTCCCGATAGCTACCTACCCGCCGATTTCACGCCAAATCGGCGAAATGAAGATTGCCCTTGATGCCGCGTTGTTGATGGTACGACGAGCGGGGTGGTTAATCGGAGCTAATGGGGCCGAGGCGGCCTATGGTGCAATTAACGAGGCGAAATTCACCTCTGCGGAAACGGCGGCGATGATCACCGAAAAAGCGATAAAGATAGCGGGCGGCTCTGGCCTGATGCGCCACTTTCCACTTCAACGATTTCACCGCGACGCCAGGGCCGGAATGATTATGCCGCCAAGCACTGAAAAATGCCTTGAGCTTGCCGGCATCACGGCTATTAAAGGAAAAGCCGGCGCCTTGATGACTTGAACCTGGGAAAACAATACATAAGGAATTTCAAATGAAAACCAACGGCGCGACTCTGTTCATGGAAACCCTAATCGACGAAGGGGTGAAATGTATATTCGGCAACCCGGGGACCACAGAGCTTCCGCTGATGGACGCTCTGGTAAATGAAGATCGTCTCCAATATTACTTGTGCCTGCACGAGTCAGTGGCCGTTGCCGCCGCCGAGGGCTATGCCTTCGCCACGGGGGAAGTAGGCATCGTCAATGTGCATGTCGCTCCCGGACTCGGAAACGCAATGGGAAATCTATACAACGCCAAACGCGCCGGCTCGCCACTCGTCGTCACCGCAGGAAACCAGGGACAGCCCGGCCATTTTCATGAGATCATTCTCTGGGACGATCTGCCCCGGATAGCCGAGCCGCTGACCAAGTGGGCATATGAAGTGCGGGATGTGCGAGATCTGGAACACGCTGTTCGCCGGGCCATTAAGGTGGCGCTGACACCGCCGACGGGGCCGGTATTTCTTTCTTTGCCCGGCGACGTTCTTCAGACGCCAACGGGCGGCATCACGGGCTCGCCCACACGTATCCCGACTCGCTTTCCAGCCGCAGCAGAAGCCATAGAGCGAGCGGCGAAACTTCTCACCGAGGCGAAAAACCCGGTCCTCGTGACCGGGCAGGGCATCGCCCGCTCGGGCGCACAGGACGAGCTGGTGGCGCTTGCCGAGTTTCTCGGAGCTAAAGTATATGGAGAGTGCGCCTCGAACGCCTTTAGCTTTCCTGTGACCCACCCCCAGTTCGCGGGCGATCTTCCTAGGCTCGCCGGGAAAATGCGTGAGATACTTGAGGAGGCGGATGTTGTCTTCTTCATCGGCTCCGAGCCCCTCGTCCTCTCGTTTCCACCGGACGTTAATTCCATCCCCGAACACATCCGGGCCATCCACCTCGATCTGAATACTTGGGATATTGGAAAAAGCTACCCGGCCGAAGTCGCCCTCTTCGGAGACCCAAAAACCACCCTGCCGCTAATGAGCACCATGTTGCACCGAACATGGGACGAGGCCCTACATACCCAGGCCCAAGAACGCCGGGCGCGAGTCGAGGCCGAGAACCAAAGTTTTTGGAAAGCGGTCGATCCCGCCTTCAAATCCGGCGAGCAAGACAAAGCCGGCATGTCCCGTACGGCGTTTCAGGCCGCCATCCGCGAGGCCCTGCCCGAGGGCGCCGCATTTGTTGATGAATCTCTCACCACCGGCGGAAACGGCCTGCGCCGAGCCATTGGCGGGAAAGTCAACGACCTGTTCGGCATGAAAGGCGGGGGCATCGGCATGGGGCTCCCCACTGCACTGGGCGTCCAAGCCGCCACGCCTGATCGCCCCGTCGTGTGCGTATCAGGCGACGGCTCGGCCATGTACACCATTCAGACACTTTGGACGGCCGCGCGCTATGGGCTTAACGCCGTATGGATTATCGCCAACAACCGCTCCTATCGCATCTTGAAGGAGCGCATCTTGAACCTCGATGGCAAGGCCAACGAGTTCCGCCAATTTCCTGCGATGGACTTCAACGATCCGCGGCTCGATTTCCCCGCCATGGCTGGCTCAATGGGCATGGGCTCGACGAGCGTAGAGACACCCAATGAACTCATCGAGGCCGTGCGAGCCGCTCTCGCCTCGGGGAAACCCTGGCTCATCGACGCCGCCATCGACCTAGAGCCCCTGGAGCGCTAGGGAGGGAGAATATCTCGATCATCCCCAGCGCCGGATTCACAACCACATGTCGCACCTAGAAACCGCCCTAACCATGAACCCCCCTACAGTTTCGCGGCACTTGCTGTAGCTGGGCCCCAATTTACTGGATGAACGGGCGTCGCACCTAGAAACCGCCCTAACCATGAACCTTCCTACAGTTTCGCGGCATTTGCTGTAGCTGGGCCCCTACCCTGATTGTGGGATAGGCGTCTCGCTCCTCATCCACAGCCACCTCGTTCTCTATACCCACCCCCTTTCCCCCTGAAGAGGGTTAGGGTGAGTTCGAGCGAAACATGTCCAAATGACAAATTATTCAGATTATTTACTCCTATTATTATTCAAAAAAGGACATTTAATTGT includes:
- a CDS encoding acyl-CoA/acyl-ACP dehydrogenase — protein: MDFSTNPKYGDLIKRSITISKDILAPRAEVVDQENKFPRANFNDMAQEGFMSLTLPEPLGGRDLYADPEAYSMILYELGKGCTTTAMLFHMHSSIVHVLTCLLGSAEQSERYARAVLDGKIFASYASETTSSLHGKMVMDTHAKNTDDGYIINGKKYFCSMAGEADFYVLWCQLGDEELARSLYLFVTPAGAPGMKIDKGWDSFSMRGTMSASMSFEDVKIAPNDRVGNAGDPIRPDVLPKFGFGYSAVYLGAGGGAFEWVVDYAKKRKLQPDNVPIATYPPISRQIGEMKIALDAALLMVRRAGWLIGANGAEAAYGAINEAKFTSAETAAMITEKAIKIAGGSGLMRHFPLQRFHRDARAGMIMPPSTEKCLELAGITAIKGKAGALMT
- a CDS encoding acyl-CoA/acyl-ACP dehydrogenase — protein: MDLTLQPKNLALYERAKVLSKELLAPRARQYDDEARFPRENLDALAKEGFTCLTLPEEDGGFDMYSDPTTYVMILFELSKGCTNTALLLHMHNSITHFLMTLGTPAQRKNLSTLVRDGKIIASHGGEAGTSTQWKRKLDTHAKLVGEKFVINGRKVFCSMAGEADYYTLWVQIGEDWDVRKSMSFLFCPANHPGFTIDSQWNSYALRGTASHSLKIENVDVSADSLFGKGGDPIRADITPKFALGYSAVYLGVGAAAYEWVLDYAQKRKLKPDNVSISSYQPIQRLIGEMKIEMEKALLMVQHAAWKLKTFGAEEAFPNISAAKYTASEASASITDKAIKVAGGAGLLRENPLERLHREARSGLVMPPNSEKCLDSVAKSIIEANPEFVGTP
- a CDS encoding aminopeptidase P family protein produces the protein MRIPFDHEKINTLMENDGVDLLLASTKDNIRYLTGGFVFFFFAHKDAIGVSRYLPILGYPKGDPSKAFYIGNALEGWQHEVEPFWVPNVRNDQWHSGTTGKEAANAIRELGLEKGTIAIEKGFLPADAYDALREELPDAKFTDALFILENLRSVKRADELALLKEASNHIIGSMVTVMNSTLAGTTTYEIAERVRKEETQRGLDFEYCLTCTGPSFNRAPSDATWKKGNILSLDSGGNLHGYLGDLCRMAVMGEPTSLMKDLLGEVQAIQAAARAAIRPGITGNEIHEKAFAEKAKCTHNNEIKFVAHGMGMIQHEAPRLSSDGSVPYPGSHANRPIEAGMVLSVETDLKNEEVGFVKLEDTVVVTESGFEAYGDDARDWVQVEG
- a CDS encoding thiamine pyrophosphate-binding protein: MKTNGATLFMETLIDEGVKCIFGNPGTTELPLMDALVNEDRLQYYLCLHESVAVAAAEGYAFATGEVGIVNVHVAPGLGNAMGNLYNAKRAGSPLVVTAGNQGQPGHFHEIILWDDLPRIAEPLTKWAYEVRDVRDLEHAVRRAIKVALTPPTGPVFLSLPGDVLQTPTGGITGSPTRIPTRFPAAAEAIERAAKLLTEAKNPVLVTGQGIARSGAQDELVALAEFLGAKVYGECASNAFSFPVTHPQFAGDLPRLAGKMREILEEADVVFFIGSEPLVLSFPPDVNSIPEHIRAIHLDLNTWDIGKSYPAEVALFGDPKTTLPLMSTMLHRTWDEALHTQAQERRARVEAENQSFWKAVDPAFKSGEQDKAGMSRTAFQAAIREALPEGAAFVDESLTTGGNGLRRAIGGKVNDLFGMKGGGIGMGLPTALGVQAATPDRPVVCVSGDGSAMYTIQTLWTAARYGLNAVWIIANNRSYRILKERILNLDGKANEFRQFPAMDFNDPRLDFPAMAGSMGMGSTSVETPNELIEAVRAALASGKPWLIDAAIDLEPLER